Proteins encoded within one genomic window of Sulfurovum sp. XGS-02:
- a CDS encoding ATP-dependent Clp protease adaptor ClpS, with product MPKFEEELELDLELHEPQMFKVLLHNDDYTSMDFVVEVLMGIFHKTHTQAEQIMLQIHEKDKAICGVYSFEIAQTKAQQVKQKAKENEFPLLATIEEDS from the coding sequence ATGCCAAAGTTTGAAGAAGAGTTAGAGCTAGATTTAGAGTTACACGAACCGCAAATGTTCAAAGTGTTACTGCATAATGATGATTATACGAGTATGGATTTTGTCGTGGAAGTACTGATGGGGATCTTCCATAAGACACATACACAAGCAGAACAGATCATGCTGCAGATACATGAGAAAGATAAAGCCATATGTGGTGTATACAGCTTTGAAATAGCACAAACCAAAGCACAACAGGTCAAGCAAAAGGCCAAAGAAAACGAGTTTCCATTACTCGCAACGATTGAAGAGGACAGTTAA
- the bioD gene encoding dethiobiotin synthase → MQVQSLFITATGTNIGKTHTTVQLIEAFASRGLSVGVFKPIETGVDTLPADASLLLKACQKVNKNFLDLTPEDITAYTFPLPAAPFCADTEESIDLNRIMEKYHELSQLCDILLVEGAGGLMVPVTKEYMMINLAKDLNAKVLLVTPSRLGCINDTLLSMSALRTYDLEFDWCVNLFEDKESFSEVTQPFYDAVFPDWWSVQDQLERYTTRIVDKK, encoded by the coding sequence ATGCAAGTGCAATCACTTTTCATCACCGCCACAGGCACCAATATCGGCAAAACCCATACCACTGTTCAACTCATTGAAGCCTTTGCTTCCAGAGGTTTATCCGTGGGTGTATTTAAACCTATCGAAACAGGTGTAGATACCCTACCTGCTGATGCTAGTTTACTCTTAAAAGCTTGCCAAAAGGTAAACAAGAATTTCCTTGATCTTACTCCGGAAGATATCACTGCGTATACTTTCCCCCTCCCTGCAGCGCCTTTTTGTGCAGATACAGAAGAGAGCATTGACCTAAACAGGATCATGGAGAAGTATCATGAACTCTCACAGCTCTGTGACATCCTTCTGGTTGAGGGTGCGGGTGGCCTTATGGTCCCAGTGACAAAAGAGTATATGATGATAAACCTGGCTAAAGATCTCAATGCAAAAGTCCTTCTGGTCACCCCGAGCAGACTGGGATGTATCAACGATACACTCCTCTCTATGAGTGCGCTTCGAACCTATGATCTGGAGTTTGACTGGTGTGTAAACCTCTTTGAGGACAAAGAGAGTTTTTCTGAAGTCACACAGCCTTTTTATGATGCAGTCTTCCCTGACTGGTGGAGTGTTCAGGATCAGTTAGAACGATATACAACACGTATAGTTGATAAAAAATAG
- a CDS encoding trans-aconitate 2-methyltransferase has protein sequence MLVSLHTYLSLLKAKITSFKTSKNILHKSLYYSTFILWKVTSVPYRFLFSAEYRSLILLKYFKGQYVHQVSNYTAYNRYPDIFYKIKELIGNKKNIKILSFGCSTGEEVYTLREYFPDAMIIGVDINKHNIQKAISKNNDPKIIFSYNIDETIQNNGPFDIIFALAVLQRTQNRHESTYDSSHIYPFNKFNKQITQLNCYLKSNGIFAIDFADYLFEDTDVASQYHALKGSHNVISDRLMFKANNQRMKNNVLLHRIFLKK, from the coding sequence ATGTTAGTATCACTACATACTTACTTATCTTTACTGAAAGCAAAGATAACATCCTTTAAAACATCAAAGAATATACTCCATAAGTCTCTTTATTACAGTACATTCATTCTATGGAAGGTTACAAGTGTCCCCTACCGATTTTTGTTTAGCGCGGAGTATCGGTCACTGATTTTATTAAAATATTTTAAAGGACAGTATGTTCATCAAGTATCAAACTATACAGCATACAACAGATATCCAGATATTTTTTACAAAATTAAGGAGTTAATAGGCAACAAAAAAAATATCAAAATACTTTCCTTTGGTTGTTCGACAGGAGAAGAGGTATATACGCTTAGAGAATACTTTCCTGATGCAATGATCATTGGTGTTGACATCAATAAACACAATATTCAAAAAGCCATATCTAAAAATAATGACCCTAAAATTATTTTTTCATACAACATTGATGAAACCATCCAAAACAATGGACCATTTGATATTATTTTCGCTTTAGCTGTTTTACAAAGAACACAAAATAGACATGAAAGTACTTATGATAGTAGTCATATATACCCTTTTAACAAATTTAATAAACAGATCACACAATTAAATTGCTATCTAAAATCAAATGGAATTTTTGCCATAGATTTTGCTGATTATCTTTTCGAAGATACTGATGTTGCATCACAGTACCATGCTTTAAAAGGATCTCATAATGTTATTTCTGATCGATTAATGTTTAAGGCAAATAATCAAAGAATGAAAAATAATGTCTTACTACATCGTATATTTCTTAAAAAATAA
- a CDS encoding aspartate carbamoyltransferase catalytic subunit, with product MQHLVDTTNLSDAQIQQLLHDAKTFKAQRPPQLLNDKLLITLFFEASTRTRSSFEVAAKRLGAAVVHLDPGKSSTKKGESLEDTFANLCAMEPDGVIIRHSENEAPGILADMQMTSVINAGAGNYAHPTQALLDLFTMVEHFNGDIEGKTIAIVGDIVSSRVASSGIRLLTRMGMKVILIAPKPFMPKSDLPQYEKLEDALDKVDVIMSLRAQLERHASPIFDDYQEYAKHYCINHDRLGDRDILVLHPGPVMRNIDISDEMLKDARCKVLEQVKNGVYMRMAILKLLLLDS from the coding sequence ATGCAACATTTGGTAGATACCACCAACCTATCTGACGCACAAATACAACAGCTACTTCATGATGCCAAAACATTTAAAGCACAACGTCCGCCTCAACTGCTTAACGACAAACTCCTCATTACCCTTTTCTTCGAAGCTTCAACACGCACACGTAGTTCCTTTGAAGTCGCAGCCAAAAGACTAGGTGCTGCTGTTGTACACCTTGACCCGGGTAAAAGTTCTACCAAAAAAGGGGAATCACTCGAAGATACCTTTGCAAACCTTTGTGCCATGGAACCAGACGGGGTCATCATCCGTCATTCTGAAAACGAAGCACCGGGGATCTTGGCCGATATGCAGATGACTTCGGTTATTAATGCCGGTGCAGGTAACTATGCACATCCTACCCAGGCACTCCTTGACCTCTTTACCATGGTCGAACATTTTAACGGTGACATTGAGGGTAAGACCATCGCCATTGTAGGTGATATCGTAAGCTCACGCGTGGCTAGTTCCGGTATCCGTCTTCTTACACGTATGGGGATGAAGGTCATTTTAATTGCACCCAAGCCCTTTATGCCCAAGAGCGATCTGCCTCAATATGAAAAACTTGAAGATGCTCTGGACAAAGTCGATGTCATTATGTCTCTCCGGGCACAATTAGAACGTCATGCTTCCCCTATCTTTGATGATTATCAGGAGTATGCAAAACACTACTGTATCAACCATGACCGTTTAGGGGATAGAGATATCCTGGTACTGCATCCCGGTCCGGTCATGAGAAATATAGATATCTCTGATGAGATGCTCAAAGATGCACGATGCAAAGTGCTTGAACAGGTCAAAAATGGTGTCTATATGCGTATGGCTATCCTAAAACTTCTTTTATTAGATTCGTAA
- a CDS encoding aminodeoxychorismate synthase component I has protein sequence MIWFNKENGFEQINTLSQQRTPFLFIISFDGEKIFAKPLDALDDDIFYKLEDWRNYPVQKRTETFTFSRSPVDFKTYKKALDNVLEEIRSGNTYLLNLTFRTPIESSFTLKEIFTYARAKFKLYFKDEFICFSPERFVEIEGNTIATYPMKGTIDAHLPNAQESILADTKEMAEHVMIVDLMRNDLGIIGSEVKVEKFRYVEKIKAGEKELLQVSSKITATLGADWRDHLGTLLSQILPAGSISGTPKKSTVNIIQHVEDFERGFYTGVFGIFDGKSLRSGVMIRFIEKENDTLFYKSGGGITIDSDARSEYEELIDKIYLPLQ, from the coding sequence ATGATATGGTTTAATAAAGAAAATGGTTTTGAACAGATCAATACCCTCTCTCAACAACGTACCCCTTTTCTTTTTATTATCTCTTTTGACGGTGAGAAGATCTTTGCCAAACCCCTTGATGCATTGGATGATGACATTTTCTATAAACTGGAGGATTGGCGTAACTACCCTGTACAGAAACGTACCGAAACATTCACGTTCTCCAGATCTCCTGTTGATTTCAAAACGTACAAAAAAGCGCTTGATAACGTCCTAGAAGAGATACGTTCCGGCAATACCTATCTGCTTAATCTGACATTCAGAACACCTATAGAGAGCTCTTTCACCCTGAAAGAGATCTTCACCTATGCCAGAGCCAAGTTCAAACTCTATTTTAAAGATGAATTCATCTGTTTCTCTCCGGAACGTTTTGTGGAGATAGAAGGGAACACCATCGCCACCTATCCTATGAAGGGAACCATAGATGCCCACCTCCCCAATGCGCAAGAGAGCATTTTAGCAGACACCAAAGAGATGGCAGAACATGTGATGATCGTTGATCTTATGCGTAATGACCTGGGAATCATCGGTTCAGAGGTCAAAGTCGAGAAATTTCGTTATGTCGAAAAGATCAAAGCGGGCGAAAAAGAGCTCCTGCAGGTCAGTTCCAAGATCACGGCAACACTCGGGGCTGACTGGAGAGATCACTTAGGTACGCTTCTCAGCCAGATACTTCCCGCAGGCTCTATCTCGGGGACACCTAAAAAAAGTACGGTCAATATCATCCAGCATGTAGAGGATTTTGAAAGAGGATTTTATACAGGGGTCTTTGGGATTTTTGACGGAAAATCCCTGCGTTCAGGTGTAATGATACGTTTCATTGAAAAAGAAAATGACACGCTTTTCTACAAAAGCGGTGGAGGTATTACCATAGATTCTGATGCCAGAAGTGAATATGAGGAACTGATAGATAAGATCTATTTGCCATTACAATAA
- a CDS encoding rhomboid family intramembrane serine protease, producing the protein MKADIQRYTLTYILLASSSVVYLVSALLSQSLSDMDMQVLVDMGALFGPLTVIKGEWWRLLTAMFLHGGMTHLLMNMFSLYLVGRGAEMYFDIKSYLSIYFFSGIIGGLVSLYIHPVSVGVGASGAIFGVFGALAGFFLAHREKIASHTKAFMKDFSIIIVINLVIGFSIPSIDVSAHIGGLIVGLVGGFVLSKDPKWIWGYSSAMVLLILAIISYLPDHYAQILF; encoded by the coding sequence ATGAAGGCTGATATCCAACGTTATACGCTTACCTATATACTGCTGGCATCCAGCAGTGTGGTCTATCTTGTCTCTGCACTATTGAGCCAGAGTTTGAGTGATATGGATATGCAGGTCCTAGTGGATATGGGTGCACTGTTCGGTCCATTGACCGTGATTAAAGGTGAGTGGTGGAGGTTGCTGACTGCCATGTTCCTGCATGGTGGTATGACCCATCTTCTGATGAATATGTTCTCTCTTTATCTCGTAGGCCGTGGTGCTGAGATGTACTTTGATATAAAGTCTTACCTAAGCATTTACTTCTTCTCCGGGATCATTGGCGGACTAGTCTCTTTGTATATACACCCGGTCTCCGTGGGGGTGGGTGCATCGGGCGCTATCTTTGGTGTTTTTGGCGCACTGGCAGGATTTTTTCTGGCACATAGAGAAAAGATCGCTTCACATACGAAAGCATTTATGAAGGACTTTAGTATCATCATTGTGATCAACCTTGTGATAGGATTTTCTATCCCTTCCATTGATGTGAGTGCACATATCGGAGGACTTATTGTAGGACTTGTAGGCGGCTTTGTACTTTCGAAAGATCCTAAATGGATATGGGGTTACAGCAGTGCCATGGTATTGCTTATTTTAGCCATTATCTCCTACCTTCCTGATCACTATGCTCAGATACTATTTTAA
- a CDS encoding PP0621 family protein: protein MILKLLIFAIAAVFIYKFFGGKFPTFGKSPHEKKLDDDTLVECATCHTYVTVKESIIVGGKYYCSEECAP, encoded by the coding sequence ATGATATTAAAATTACTAATTTTTGCTATAGCCGCTGTGTTTATTTACAAGTTTTTTGGCGGAAAATTTCCGACATTTGGGAAAAGCCCGCATGAGAAAAAGCTAGATGATGATACACTTGTGGAATGTGCTACATGCCATACCTATGTAACGGTAAAAGAGAGTATCATTGTAGGCGGAAAGTATTACTGCTCTGAAGAGTGTGCACCATAA
- the rsmG gene encoding 16S rRNA (guanine(527)-N(7))-methyltransferase RsmG, protein MNLSQHLDKEGILLSSEIIVKLERFASLLHEWNQIHNLTGAKSVDAIYVNIVDSLYPLTFIKKPKTLLDVGTGAGFPGLVLAIALPDTKVVLAEPLKKRVSFLKYAAIDLELYNVTVEAKRVETVEHDAFDLISSRAVTNTKLLLDLTSKVSNSETEYLFYKGSRVFDEIEDVQHQLRYDIVQKNQRNYLYIKSEE, encoded by the coding sequence TTGAATCTGTCGCAACACTTAGATAAAGAAGGGATACTACTGTCAAGTGAGATCATCGTAAAGCTGGAGCGTTTTGCTTCGCTTTTGCATGAGTGGAACCAGATCCACAACCTTACGGGGGCTAAGAGTGTAGATGCGATCTATGTGAATATCGTGGATTCACTGTACCCTTTGACTTTTATAAAAAAACCAAAAACACTGTTAGATGTAGGCACAGGTGCAGGGTTTCCAGGATTGGTACTTGCCATAGCACTTCCTGATACCAAGGTGGTACTTGCCGAGCCACTTAAAAAACGTGTCTCTTTTTTAAAGTATGCAGCTATAGACTTGGAACTTTACAATGTTACTGTAGAAGCAAAGAGGGTTGAGACCGTGGAGCATGATGCGTTTGATCTCATCAGTTCACGCGCTGTGACAAACACAAAACTGCTTTTAGATCTGACCTCCAAGGTCAGCAATTCAGAGACAGAATATCTTTTTTACAAAGGGTCACGTGTATTTGATGAGATAGAAGATGTACAACATCAGCTAAGATATGATATAGTACAAAAAAATCAACGGAATTACCTCTATATAAAGAGTGAAGAATGA
- a CDS encoding PqqD family protein, whose translation MNLNQKVTFAETVFAQKVDGEMVLLDMESENYFGLDEVGTAIWQAMQEYGTLQEVFNALLEQYDVEEELLKRDLSDFVEKLVESGLVEVKEN comes from the coding sequence ATGAACCTCAATCAAAAAGTGACATTTGCAGAGACGGTTTTCGCACAAAAAGTCGATGGTGAAATGGTACTTCTGGATATGGAGAGTGAAAACTACTTCGGGCTTGATGAAGTGGGTACAGCTATCTGGCAGGCTATGCAGGAGTATGGAACTTTGCAAGAGGTGTTTAATGCACTGTTAGAACAGTACGATGTGGAAGAAGAGTTATTGAAGAGAGATCTTTCTGATTTTGTAGAAAAGTTGGTTGAGAGTGGGTTGGTAGAGGTAAAAGAGAATTGA
- a CDS encoding S8 family peptidase produces the protein MQKNKLFTLYAILLSMLTFSSAVFASPADKAPRKIVVFQKGFSDMAAQIALMKKNGAIPIKPLKIINGMAIYLPAQAQSALEEHLGAEIVRIDEDIIVHGTAPGGGEQPLQDLPWGVDRIEADIAWGDSNGTMVNVAILDTGANLDHLDLIDNIKGNYNALSSRKSAEDDHGHGTHVTGIIGAVNNTIGVVGVGPQINLYPVKVLDRKNEGFLSDIVDGLQWCINNGMQVINMSFGSDVTNQSYHDAFIAVHNAGIVQVAAAGNTGGAILYPAKYPETIAVSSVDLADQLAASSARGAEIDLAAPGVGINSTAIDGLYTTMSGTSMAAPHVTGTVALLLATNGTLTPTEVKTKLKNTAEDLGLPAVEQGAGLVRADLAIQ, from the coding sequence ATGCAAAAAAACAAACTCTTTACCCTCTATGCAATCCTCTTGTCAATGTTGACTTTTAGCTCAGCTGTATTTGCATCACCTGCCGATAAAGCGCCACGTAAGATTGTCGTATTTCAAAAGGGATTTTCAGACATGGCAGCACAAATAGCTTTGATGAAAAAAAACGGTGCTATACCGATTAAACCGCTAAAGATCATCAACGGTATGGCCATTTACCTTCCAGCACAGGCACAAAGTGCACTTGAAGAACATTTAGGTGCTGAAATAGTACGTATTGATGAAGATATCATAGTGCATGGAACCGCTCCTGGCGGTGGAGAGCAGCCACTGCAAGATCTTCCATGGGGCGTCGACAGGATTGAAGCAGATATTGCCTGGGGAGATTCCAACGGTACCATGGTCAATGTTGCCATACTCGATACTGGGGCCAATCTTGATCATTTGGACCTGATCGACAATATCAAAGGGAACTATAATGCCCTCAGCTCAAGAAAAAGTGCTGAAGATGACCATGGACACGGAACCCACGTCACTGGTATCATCGGTGCAGTGAATAACACTATAGGTGTTGTTGGTGTAGGGCCGCAGATAAATCTCTACCCTGTGAAAGTACTGGATCGTAAAAACGAGGGATTCCTTTCTGATATTGTTGACGGATTACAATGGTGCATCAACAATGGCATGCAAGTGATCAATATGAGCTTTGGCTCTGATGTTACAAACCAATCATATCACGATGCATTCATCGCTGTCCATAATGCCGGCATAGTACAAGTTGCAGCTGCCGGAAATACCGGTGGGGCCATTCTCTACCCAGCCAAATATCCTGAAACGATCGCTGTATCATCCGTCGACCTAGCAGATCAGCTGGCTGCAAGTTCAGCAAGAGGTGCAGAGATCGATCTGGCGGCTCCCGGTGTAGGGATCAACTCAACCGCTATCGACGGATTGTATACAACCATGAGCGGAACCAGTATGGCAGCGCCTCATGTCACGGGGACAGTTGCACTGCTACTTGCTACAAATGGTACACTGACGCCAACTGAAGTCAAGACCAAACTAAAAAATACAGCGGAAGACTTAGGTTTACCTGCTGTCGAACAGGGAGCCGGTCTGGTTCGTGCCGATCTTGCTATCCAATAG
- a CDS encoding asparagine synthase-related protein, protein MSGIFGIFNRDGKPVDKKIVETMLEAMCYWKPDDHGVWSEGPVALGHTMLWNTPESKLEHLPNRKNSHVITMDARLDNREELAEKLEILDRPIDQITDSDFILSAYEKWGEACPKHLLGDFAFAIWDEKKQQMFCARDHIGIKPFYYYMDDEKFVFSNEIKGILSHVGIAKVLNDDAVAYYLKHTLLSDLDMTFYENIYKLHAATSITIRIDKKQQNIYWRAEECPKIRYDSLDEYIKHARELLEEAVNARIRSVYAIGSHLSGGIDSSSIAVLASRKLHERGDRLTGFNWTPVLDKDADIDYFEWGNSKKIASLENIEHQAIDLSEEDIFALYKTIDITQGDSIAFWYEHQIQKYANKQNIRVILSGTGGDEFLSNSSYGYIAGFFWKGEFKRAFRALRLEGFRSRYPILGFIKRFYREVILPSVPDWLYCIHSGTYCSFNKVSNYIKPSMKTLIKGLSSNDKLLPSFGVRNTMLNALNDGLIQTRVESWNVSGVSDRIEYRYPLLDKRIVEFALGIPEEIFRQEGKNRFLFRRAIEGLLPKEIIWSNTKYEPKRVEKYMVISQKAQIKWMKSYTMADQENKYFKLDSIFRDIDMGSCKESVSKSNYGMITTITNLILAIEACKRYKKC, encoded by the coding sequence GTGAGTGGTATTTTTGGTATTTTTAATCGAGATGGAAAACCTGTAGATAAAAAGATCGTTGAGACCATGCTTGAGGCTATGTGTTACTGGAAACCTGATGATCATGGAGTTTGGTCAGAAGGTCCTGTCGCACTTGGACATACTATGCTATGGAATACACCCGAATCAAAACTGGAACACCTACCAAATCGAAAAAATTCCCATGTCATTACAATGGATGCAAGGCTGGACAACCGTGAAGAGTTAGCCGAGAAGCTTGAAATATTAGATAGGCCAATAGATCAGATAACAGACAGTGATTTTATTCTTTCTGCCTATGAGAAATGGGGTGAAGCGTGTCCAAAGCATCTGTTGGGTGATTTCGCTTTTGCGATATGGGATGAAAAAAAACAGCAGATGTTTTGTGCTCGGGATCATATAGGTATAAAACCATTTTATTATTATATGGATGATGAGAAGTTTGTCTTTTCAAATGAAATTAAAGGTATTTTGTCACATGTCGGTATTGCAAAGGTATTGAATGATGATGCAGTGGCATATTACCTGAAGCATACTTTATTGTCAGATTTGGATATGACCTTCTATGAGAATATATACAAGTTGCATGCTGCAACAAGTATTACGATAAGGATAGATAAAAAGCAGCAAAATATCTATTGGAGAGCAGAGGAATGCCCTAAAATCCGTTACGATAGTTTGGATGAGTACATCAAGCATGCAAGAGAGCTATTGGAAGAGGCAGTCAATGCCCGTATACGTTCTGTTTACGCCATTGGCTCTCATCTGAGCGGAGGTATTGATTCTTCTTCAATAGCTGTATTGGCATCACGAAAATTGCATGAAAGAGGTGATAGATTAACTGGGTTCAATTGGACACCTGTTTTGGATAAAGATGCTGACATAGACTATTTTGAATGGGGAAACTCGAAGAAGATTGCGTCACTTGAGAATATCGAACATCAAGCTATTGATCTGTCAGAAGAAGATATTTTTGCATTGTACAAAACCATAGATATAACACAGGGAGACAGCATAGCTTTTTGGTATGAACATCAAATACAGAAATATGCAAACAAACAAAATATTAGGGTAATATTATCTGGAACTGGTGGTGACGAATTCCTCTCAAATAGCAGCTATGGGTATATTGCAGGATTCTTTTGGAAAGGAGAATTTAAAAGAGCATTTAGAGCACTGCGTTTAGAAGGATTTAGATCAAGATATCCAATTTTGGGTTTTATTAAAAGGTTTTATAGGGAAGTGATACTACCTTCTGTCCCTGATTGGCTTTACTGTATACACAGTGGAACCTACTGCAGCTTTAATAAGGTATCAAATTATATTAAACCGTCTATGAAAACATTAATTAAAGGTCTCAGCTCTAACGATAAGTTGTTACCGTCTTTTGGAGTACGCAATACTATGTTGAATGCACTTAATGATGGTTTAATTCAAACCAGAGTTGAGTCGTGGAATGTATCAGGAGTATCAGATAGAATAGAATATCGTTATCCACTGCTTGATAAACGGATCGTTGAATTTGCGCTAGGTATACCAGAAGAAATTTTTCGCCAAGAAGGTAAAAACCGATTTTTATTTAGACGAGCAATCGAAGGATTGTTGCCGAAAGAAATTATTTGGTCAAACACAAAATATGAGCCTAAAAGAGTAGAAAAATATATGGTAATATCTCAGAAAGCTCAGATTAAATGGATGAAATCCTATACGATGGCAGACCAAGAAAATAAATATTTTAAGTTAGATTCGATTTTTCGTGATATTGACATGGGCTCCTGTAAAGAGAGTGTGTCTAAATCTAATTATGGTATGATTACAACAATTACAAATTTAATATTAGCTATAGAGGCATGCAAAAGGTATAAAAAGTGTTAA
- a CDS encoding asparagine synthetase B, with translation MSSSTFRVLFNQTKLFNTEFLKNKLSLEQFESLDDKLLCLAYKKWGNLLTSNLDGEFAVVIYDSEKKHYFCARDPLGVKSLYFTKINGEYKFSSNIDELLNFPHVLKKPNLKSMRTMLYHRTVDYTATMYEGVYRLPPGHSMIIENGKEQIERYWYPEKIKIDYSLTEDEAAKKLTELFSKAVNNRVDNLEETAFEVSGGLDSSSVVSLLGQSIIPSKIDSYSMDFKGLKCDEGIYVDSILKKYPLHHQKISTGELDYLQAYSLDRLYTMSPNWPITLTFAMALPMLKKMKQDGKKIVITGQGGDHLFTGTRYVLYDLLRRFKFFTLYKELKVYSKPWGMIKAYIMRPLLGKKLIGFIKILLGRKDTNPFFLEDNDIKDLSQSLRITNPIYKNDLDMITSTAYSMIMDGNFFHAAEDYFGIEYRHPYFDLELVEFALSLPPEMKYKQRTIKWILRKAMDGILPDKIRDRKDKAEFSELIMQQIDAIDLGALLEEPYIVKLGLIEQSLIDQYRKEYEDKTIKYIVILWTIINMEYWYRYNFEEASLKH, from the coding sequence ATGTCTTCATCCACTTTTAGAGTTTTGTTTAACCAAACAAAACTGTTTAATACAGAGTTTCTCAAAAATAAATTAAGTTTGGAACAATTTGAGTCATTGGATGATAAACTTCTTTGTTTAGCCTATAAAAAATGGGGGAATCTTCTTACCTCTAACCTTGATGGCGAGTTTGCAGTTGTTATATATGATTCTGAGAAAAAGCACTATTTTTGTGCCCGTGATCCCTTGGGGGTCAAATCACTTTATTTTACTAAGATAAATGGAGAGTATAAGTTTTCTTCAAATATAGATGAACTTCTCAATTTTCCTCATGTACTTAAAAAACCGAATTTAAAATCTATGAGAACGATGCTTTATCATCGTACTGTTGACTATACTGCTACTATGTATGAAGGTGTATACCGTCTTCCTCCAGGTCATTCTATGATCATCGAAAATGGTAAAGAGCAGATAGAACGTTATTGGTATCCAGAAAAGATAAAGATCGATTATTCTCTTACTGAAGATGAAGCTGCAAAAAAACTTACTGAACTTTTTTCAAAAGCGGTAAATAACCGTGTTGATAATTTAGAAGAGACTGCTTTTGAAGTAAGTGGCGGTTTAGATTCTTCATCGGTTGTTTCTTTACTCGGTCAAAGCATCATTCCATCGAAGATAGACAGTTATTCTATGGATTTTAAAGGTTTAAAATGCGATGAAGGGATTTATGTTGATAGCATTTTGAAAAAATACCCTTTGCATCACCAGAAGATATCTACAGGTGAACTAGACTATTTGCAAGCATATTCACTAGATCGCTTATATACTATGAGCCCAAATTGGCCTATAACTTTGACATTTGCAATGGCGCTTCCGATGCTTAAAAAAATGAAACAAGATGGAAAAAAAATCGTCATTACAGGACAAGGTGGAGATCATCTTTTTACTGGAACTCGGTATGTTCTATATGATCTGCTAAGACGCTTTAAATTTTTTACACTCTATAAAGAGCTAAAGGTTTATTCTAAGCCATGGGGAATGATTAAAGCTTATATCATGAGACCTTTATTAGGTAAAAAGCTTATTGGTTTTATAAAAATATTACTTGGAAGAAAAGATACAAATCCATTTTTTCTAGAAGATAATGATATAAAAGATCTTAGTCAAAGTTTAAGAATCACAAACCCTATATATAAAAATGATTTGGATATGATAACTTCAACAGCTTATTCAATGATCATGGATGGGAATTTTTTTCACGCTGCAGAGGATTATTTCGGTATAGAGTACCGGCATCCTTATTTTGATCTTGAACTGGTAGAGTTTGCACTCTCTTTACCACCTGAGATGAAATATAAACAAAGGACCATCAAATGGATCTTAAGAAAAGCAATGGATGGGATCTTACCTGATAAAATAAGAGATAGAAAAGACAAGGCAGAATTTTCCGAACTCATCATGCAGCAGATTGATGCCATTGATCTTGGTGCTTTGCTTGAGGAGCCGTACATTGTAAAACTTGGGCTGATAGAACAGTCGCTTATTGATCAGTACAGAAAAGAGTATGAAGATAAAACGATTAAATATATTGTCATTCTTTGGACAATCATTAATATGGAATATTGGTATCGGTATAATTTTGAAGAAGCATCATTGAAACATTGA
- a CDS encoding lasso peptide biosynthesis B2 protein: MLRRIQQFIKLTSEEKKLFLEAYMILGIMRAAILTISFKRLTRSLEHFPNDVKVISLDDKEMQTATLVGHAVTRAAAHTPWESACLVQSLAAQKMLQKRAIPGFFYLGVAKDKNVEETMKAHAWSQCGDVILTGAKGHEEFTVISTFGWGKE, from the coding sequence ATGCTGCGAAGAATACAACAATTTATTAAATTAACAAGCGAAGAGAAGAAACTGTTCCTGGAAGCCTATATGATACTTGGTATCATGCGTGCTGCGATTTTGACCATCTCTTTTAAGCGTCTGACACGTTCTTTGGAACATTTTCCAAATGACGTTAAGGTGATTTCCCTGGATGATAAAGAGATGCAGACTGCCACTTTAGTAGGGCATGCAGTTACCAGGGCAGCGGCACATACTCCTTGGGAGAGTGCTTGCCTGGTACAGTCACTTGCTGCTCAAAAGATGCTGCAAAAACGTGCTATCCCGGGTTTTTTTTATCTTGGAGTAGCAAAAGACAAAAATGTGGAAGAGACGATGAAAGCACATGCCTGGTCTCAGTGTGGGGATGTCATACTTACTGGTGCTAAAGGGCATGAAGAGTTTACGGTGATTTCGACTTTTGGTTGGGGAAAAGAATGA